The genomic window GCAGCGCTGGCGCGCTGCATAAGGAGCGGCTCCGCTGACGCTCCGCCAGATTCCCCCGCAAGCGGGGGAATCGAATTCCGCAAGCGGAATTCTGAGTGCGTGCCAATTCGCGCAAGCGCGAATTGGGGGAATCCCGCAAGCGGGATTCTTGGGGCTGGCAGTAAGGGGTGGGTGCATCACGCGCGGGTCTGTGTAGGGCTTGGGATTCCCAGCTACTACCCCTGAACGGATGTGACGGGCCGTCGGCCTGACGGGGGTGCCGGCCTCGTTGTAGTGACGGGTTCCGCTGCGCTCCACCCTGAACCCCTCCCCCACCGTCTACCTGTCCCGACATGTTCACCAATGGCCTGTCAGCATACAGGACAACCGATCGTTCGTGGGTGGGATTGAGTCATGCACCACTCTCGGGCCACGAAAGTTGGTGTGTGGGTGATGCATCACGAGTCGTGGCTGTGTAGAGTCTGGGATCAGATACTACACCCCTACCGCCGCGCACCTTGTGCCTGGATTCCATTTGTTATTACGCGCTGCATTCCGCGAAAAGGAGAACACGGGGCATGGCCGTGAAGCTGCGTGATCACCAGATCGAGGCCGTTGCCGCCATTGTGCGCGGTTTCGATGTTCCGCCGGGTGGTATTCCCTGGAATGGTCTTCGTGGGCAGGTGCACGCGGCGTGTGGGACGGGGAAGACCATCATGGCTGCCGCGTCGGCGAGGCGGCTTGTGCCCAGGGGGCGTGTGCTCGTGCTGGTGCCGACGCTGGATCTGCTGGCGCAGACGGTGCGGGCGTGGCACGAGGCCGGGCACAAGGGGCCGGCGGTGGCGGTGTGTTCGCTCCAGGATGACCCGGAGCTGTGGTCGTTGAAGGTGCGCTCCACGACGAACCCGATCCAGTTGGCGCTGTGGCACGGCTCCGGGCCCGTGACCATCTACGCCACCTACGCGTCTCTGGGTGTCCTGGCGGAGGCATTCGAGGGCGTCTACGGCCAGAAGTTGGACCCGGTAGACCTCGCGGTAGTTGATGAGGCCCACAGGACAAGTGGGTCGATGGGTAAGGCGTGGGCGGACATCCATGACCAGACCGTCATCCCGGCGTACCGGCGGCTGTACCTGACGGCGACGCCGCGGATCTGGGAGGAGCGGCTGAACCGGGAGGTTGCCGAGGGGGTGCGGGATCCGCTGCCGCGGGAGATGGCAGCGTCCATGGACGACGAGAAGGTCTTCGGGCCCGTCCTGTACAAGCTCTCGCTCGCATCTGCCGTCTCCCGGGGGTTGTTGGCGCGGTATCAGATCATCGTGCTGGAGCTGAAGGACCCGGTCGTCACCCCGGAGAAGTTGATGGGCGAGGAGCGGCACACGGAAGAGGTGCGGGGGCAGCGTCTCGGGGCGCTCCAGGCCGCGCTCCTGCACACCATGAGTCAGCACAACCTGCAGACGTGCATCACGTTTCACCATCGGACGATCGAGGCGCAGGCGTACGCGGAGGGCTTGGAGCGGGTTGCGGCGAAGCTGCACGCCGATCAGCCCGAGACGTACCCCGCTCGGATCTGGGCGGACTGGCTGTGCGGCGAGCACGTCCCCGAGCGCCGACGGGAGGTTCTGGGTTCGTTCGGGTCGACGGCGCAGCGAGCTGTGCTTTCGAACTGTCGTGTTTTGGGCGAGGGTGTCGATATTCGAAGCGTGGATTCAGTTGCCCTACTGGACCCGAAGGGCGCGCCGCACGACATCGTCCAGGCCATCGGCCGGGCACTCCGGCAGAAGCCGGGACAGGGCAAGCTCGCCTCCCTGATCGTGCCGGTATTTCTCCAGCCCGGAGAGCAGCCCGAGGACATGTTCACCTCCGGGTCCTACCGGCCCCTGGTGAAAGTCCTGGAAGGGCTGCGGGCCCACGATGAAGAGGTCGTGGAACTGCTCGCCATCCCCCAGGAGCCGCAGAAGGACGTTGCGCAGCCGTCCGTGAACATCGGTGTCGCACCAGAAGACGGCGAAGAAGAATCACGGCTGCTGCTCCGTTTCGCGGCCCCCAGGGATCCGGTGATGGTCGCGGACTGGGTCTCCTTCAACGTGATCGACACCGAACGCCAGGACTGGGCCCGCGGCTGGGCGAAGCTGAAGACGTACGTCGAGCGGGTCGGGAACGCCAGGGTGCCCTACGGACACCGCGAGGGCGCGACACCACTTGGGCAATGGGTCGCAGAACAACGACGCGCCTACGCAGCCGGGCAGATGACCGGCCAGCGCGCCCAGCGCCTGGAGAAGCTCGGCATGGTCTGGAGCCTCGCGGACGAACGCTTCCAGGAAAACCTGGAGGCCGCGAAGGCGTACTACGCGGACCACTGGACCCTCTGCGCTCCGAGGTCCGCGACCATGCTGGACAGGCCGTTGGGGATGTGGCTCGCGAATTTGCGGCGGCCCGGTGCGCTGGATGACCACCCCGACTGGAAAACGGCACTGGAAGCCGTCGACGAGGACTGGAACCCATCGTGGCCGCCGGAGTGGCAACGCCACTACGCCGCACTACGCGAGCTCGTACGCGACGAACAGGGCCGGGCCGACGTCCTGCCCGGCCTCACGGTCCACGGCATGGACATCGGGAAATGGCTGGCCCGGCAGCGCAAGCCCGAGGTCTGGCAAGCCCTTCACGACGGGCAGCGCGAACGCCTCGAGCAGCTCGGCATCACACCGCTCGCCCCGGCCCCGGAGCTGGAGGCGTCCGCGAAGCCGTCCACGACGCCGCTGAGCGCCTTCGAGCGGGGCGTTGCGGCCCTGGCGCAGTACAAGGCCCGGGAGGGCTCTGTGAAGGTACCCAGGGCCCACGTAGAGACGGTCGAGGTCGACGGCCAAGAGCACCCCGTCAAGCTCGGAGTCTGGATCATGAACCAGAAGGGACGCCGCGCGAAGCTCACCGCCGACAAACTCGCCGCATTCGCCGAACTCGGGCTCAACTGGGCGGCATCCTGACGCTGTTGGGCGGACCCCGGGCGCTGTGTGCGCCCGGGGTCCTTCGCTCTCCCGGGCCTGCGGCATCGCACTGGAGTGCGTGTAGGCACTGGGATCCCGGGCCGCTCCCCCTCCGGCTATACGGCGCCGCGAAGCCGTCCAAGGCCCCGAGAGAGCCAGGTCAGCGGTGATTTGAGGATTGCACGGGTGCAGCTAATGGAAGCGGACGACGACGCACCCCTCGTTTCCGGCTCGGCCGTCGTTGCCTTCGCGGCCAGCGGCGCCGCCGCCAGCGGAGCCACCGGCGCCGGCGCGGCCAGCGGCGCCGCAAGAGGCGGGAACCGGACCGGCTGCTTCGCCGCCGGCACCACCCGAGCCGCCCCTGCTGCCAGCGCCCTTGGTGCCATTGGCACCCGTGGCGCCTCGCTGGTAGCCACAGGGGCCCTCGCTGGGGCTTGGGCCGCCGGCGCCTGCGGTGTTGCCTCCGAAATTGGCGTAGCCGAGCCCGCCGCCGCCGCCGATGCCGCCGGGCATGGTGTCTGTACGGCCGCCGAGGATGACCGAGGTGGCGCTGCCGTCGCCGCCCTTGCCGCCGTCATCCGAGCCGCCTACGGAGGATGCGATGCCGCCGGCGCCGCCGTATCCGCCACGGCCCACGGTGATGCGCACGTCCTCGCCGTACTTGACGAAGTAGTGGCACTCCATGCGCCCGCCGCCACCGCCACCCCCGCCGCCACCCCCATTGCCGATGCCGCCACCACCGCCGCCGGCGCCGGCGCCGATGAGGGTCACGGTGACCGTGAGGGCACGGCTGGGCAGCTCGCAGGACGCGGCACCCGCGGTTTTGAACGTGACGCCACTCACGCAGGTGTCCGCAGCTTCTGCCGGAGAGACCAGTGTCACGGGCGCCATGACGCCTCCGACGGTCAGTGCAACTGCCGCGGCCCACAGCTTGCTTGCTCGGTGCCGAGGATTGTTGATTGTCATGTCCGAGGACGCTACGGAGGCACGTGGGCCGTCGCCCCACAACTGGCGGCCCACCACTCAATCGGGGGACTCGCCAGTTCGGCTGACCAGCGCACATGGTGGGCTAGAACCCGGGGCTCACCCAGTGCGCCATGGCTTCCGTACGTCCGTCGCCGTTGCTGATGACGGAGGCGGGGTTCGTCCCGATGCGGAAGGCATGGAGCGTGATGACGTCATTGACGCCGAACTTCTCCAGGATCGTCTGCCCGGCGGTGGTCTGGATGACTGCGTTCCTGCTTCGGTGCCGGGGATGAGCCTGCTGTTCCGCAGCCGAACACAGCCGCCGTGAATCACCCGAACGTGCCTGTGGGGCAACGCGTTTGAGCCGGTCTGCGAGCCTAGATTGCCGAGCATGATCGAACCTTGTGCCGTTGGCTCGCTGCTGCCGGCGTTCGTCCAGGAGCGGGTGGAGGCTTTCCACGCGAGCGGGATTCGGGGGCGGTGGGCGGGTCGGCACATCCTGCGCGGCCGACGCCTGCCGGGGCCGGGCTCCACGGTGGTCGACAGCAACGACTACCTGCGCCTGGCCGGCGACAAGCGCATCGTGGACGCCGTGACCGAGTCCCTCGACGCGATGCGGGGGGCGCGGCTGGCTTCAGCGGCGCTGCTGTATGAGGAGCACCCGCAGACCGTGCTGGAGCGGGAGCTGGCCGGCTACCTCGGTTCGCAGGCGGGCGTGTTCTGCCAGTCGGGATACGACGCCAACGTGGGGCTGCTGCAAACCCTGGCAGGGCCCGAAGTGCCGGTGTACGTGGACATGCTGGCTCACATGTCGCTGTGGGCGGGCGCGAAGGCGGCCGGTGCCCCGGTGCGGCCCTTCCGCCACAACGACACCGCCCACCTGCTGCGCCGTATCGAGGAGCACGGCCCCGGGGTGATCGCGGTCGACTCGATGTACAGCGTGTGCGGCAGCCTCGCGCCGCTGGCCGCGCTGTGCGCCGTCGCCGAGCAGACCGGCTGTGTCCTGGTCGTCGACGAGGCCCACTCGCTGGGCACCCACGGCCCCGCCGGAGCGGGCATGGTCGCGGCGGCCGGACTGACGAAGCGGGTGCATTTCCGCACGATGAGCCTGTCGAAGGCGTTCGCGAAACGGGCCGGCTACATCACCTGTCCGGACGAGGAATTCGTCGAGTACTTCAAGATGACCTCCTACCCGGCCGTCTTCGCCTCCACCCTGGTGCCGTCCGACCTGGTACAGATCTCCGCCACCCTGGACGTCGTCCGCCACGACGAATGGCGCCGCACCCGCCTGCAGGAAGTCGCCGCGACCCTGCGGCAAGGCCTCACCAGCCTCGGGTACGACCTGCGGGGTTCGGGCGCCCACATCATGTCGCTGCCCACCGGCCCGGACGAAACCATCATTCAGGTACGCGACATCATGGAAGACCACGACGTGTTCGGATCCGTCTTCTGTCCCCCCGCCACCCCCCACAACCGCACCGCACTGCGGCTCTCCCTGCACTGCGACCTCACCGACCAGGACGTGGACCGCATCATCCAGGCCAGCGGGATCGTCCGGCCCCTGATCACCTCGCCCCGCTCACTCACCCCCTGAGTGGGCATCCATGCCCACTCACCACGCGGGGCACTTCGTTGGTCCCACCGCAAGCACCAGGGTGGTGTCAGAACTCAGAGATACCGCTCTCCGATGAGGCGGGGTGGTGTCGTTGCTGACCGACAGGCGGTGTCATTACTCACGCACCCAGCCAGTCATCCGCAGCTCTTCCTGGAAAACGGCCGGACGCTCGCAGCGTACTGAGGCTCGGCACGTTGTCACGGGGTCCGACCCAGGCTTGATGGTTGCGGGCGACGTGCAGTTGCTCGCGTCGGCGGCCGCGCAGAACACCGCCGCGCGTTCGGCCCTCCAGGACCTGGAGCCCGCTGTCCGACGGGTCCAGGAAACGCCGGTCGATGAGGATCGGCGGGCGCAGCCACGTCCCGTGCACTTCCCAGTGCAGGCCGACCTCTGGGGGCCGGACCGTTACCCAGTGCAGTGGCCGGACGACGTCGTGTCGGCCAGAGCGGAGAGGGCCGCTTCGGGGCGGCGGCCGTGGGGTGGTCAGTCGAGGTCGGTGGTGCCGGGTGGCGGCGCGGGGCCGGTTGCGTGCCCAGCGCTTGAGGTCGCCGATGCGGTAGAGGAGTTCGGCGCCGCGCTTGTCGACCGACTTGGGGAAGGTGCGGTCGTTGGCGCGGGCGTAGGGCAGCGCAGCGATGGTGATGTCCGGCAGGTGGTGCTGGTGGGCCTCGCGCAGTCCCACCGCCTGGTCGTCGTCGACCGGGGCGGGTTCGCCGGCGACGTCGCCGGGGTGGTCGCGGCCGCAGTGGTGTCGGGCTCGGCTGCGGGGGTCGGCGGGGTGTTGCTCCAGGCGTCGGCGAGGAAATCGGTGGGTGGGGTGGCGGGCTTCTGCAGCTCCGCCGGGGCCCGGCTGTGCGGGGAGGTCCGTGCGCTTTTGACCGGTGACACGGCCGTGGACCGGTCTGCGAAGGCGGGAAGTGCCAGCGGTGCATGGGTCGCGTCGACTCGGCATCCACATGCGTGTACTGCCTGCACGAGGTAGAGCCCTTTGTGCCCGAGCGGGGCTGAGCGTGCCGTGCAGGCAGGTTGAACAGTGCGACTCATACGCCGGGCCCCGGGGATGTCTTCTCCGTCGGGGCCCTTGGCGTGTCTGGCCGGGAGGGGAGCTCCCCCGTCCCGACAGTGCCCTCGTTCGTGTCCGTCAGACTCAAGCCGCTGCGGGTGGTGAGGGTATGGGCTAAGTGGCGCAGCCAGATCGGGCCGGTGGGGCGGAAGTCGGCCGTGTGTAGGGCAGCGAGAGCCTGCTCACGTCGGTCGGTGATCATCTGTTCGGTGGTGGTGCGTGCGCCGGAGGCGGTGAGTACGGAGCGGATGTCCTCGGCGTCGGTTTCGGTCAGGTGAGGTTGACCGAAAGCCCTGTGCAGGCTGCGCTGTTGGGGGATGGTGGCGCGCTGGAGTGCTAGGGCGTACAGGACGGTGTGTTTGCCCTCGCGGAGGTCGTCCAGGGTGGATTTGCCGGTCTCGGCTGGGTTTCCCCATATGCCGAGCAGGTCGTCGCGCAGCTGGAAGGCTTCTCCGAGGGGGAGGGCGTACGCGGAGAGGGCGTTGAGCTGCTGGTCGGTGGCGCTGGCCAGGGTGGCGCCAAGGGTAAGAGGGCGCTCGACGGTGTACTTGGCGGTCTTGTAGCGGATGATCCGCCAGGCGATGTGCGGGTCGGCATCCGGTTTTCCGGCCGCAGCCAAGTCCAGGTACTGGCCGACCAGGGCTTCGGTGCGCAGGGCGTTGAGCAGTGGCCGGGTGCGGCGGTTTTGCGCGGGTGTCACGTCGTCGGCGTGGAGGAGTTCGTAGGACCAGCCGAAGGCCAGGTTGCCGAGCAGAATCGCCGTGTTGACGCCGAGCGAGTCGGCATCGCGGCGCCCGGCGTGCTGAGTGGCGAGGGCCCGGTGGGCGGTGGTCTGCCCGCGGCGGGTGTCTGAGTTGTCCATGATGTCGTCGTGGATCAGGGCGAAGGTGTGGAACAGCTCCAGCGAGGCAGCGACCCGCCACACTGCTGGGGGCGGGGTGCGGTCGGTGATGGAGTGCCAGCCCACCAGGCACAGGACGGGACGAACGCGTTTGCCGCCGGCCGCCAGCATGGCTCGCAGCTTCCCGGTGAACAGGGCGAGTTCCGGCAGATCGGGGGCACCCTGCTCTTGGTCGTCGAGGAAGTCGTAAAGGAGCCGTTCGACACGTGCCCGGATGGTTGCGGGGTCCAGCAGAATGGGGGGCACCGCGGCGGTACTCATCGTGGTCAGTCCCTTGGTGTCGGTTCCTTCGGTGAGGTGAGTCAGCCGCGAAATAGACCTCAGCGACGTCGTGGGGCGTGCGGGAGAACATGCCGGTGTCGAGCTTCCTTCGGAATTGACGGGGGCCGTTGATGACGCAGCCGTCACCGCGACGCGCAGGAGTGAGAAAGCCGCAGGGGTGGGGTCAGTGAACGGGGTGCAGCGGGCGGGAGGGCCGCAGGGTGCTGTCGTTGAAGTCGGGGTGCAGTTCGGAGCGGGGCGGGATGAGGCTCTGGACATCCATGTAGCCCCGGGCGCCGACGATGAAGTGGGCGTGGACCATGCCGTGAACCATGTCGTGGACGATGTTCGCGTAGATCTCGGCGTTCTGGACGGTCTGGTCGTCCAGTCCCAGGGCGCGGCACTGGCCGGGGAACTGATCGCGGGCCGAGGCCAGGGCGGTGAGCCGGTCCCGGTACATGGCGCGGGTCTGGAGGAGGGCGTGTTCGGTGCCCTTGGCGTGGCGGCGTTCCAGGGCGGAGACGATGTTCATGACACCGTCGGCGTCGGGGTTTTTCAGGTCGCGGTAGAAGGAGAAGACGTCGTTCTGGATGGCGACGGCCTCGTCGAGGGTGCGGCGAAGTTGCACGTAGCTGCCGGTGGCCGTAGCCAGCATCGGAAGCTCGAAGCCCTCGAAGTGCTCGATGAGGTTGGTGAACATCGAGATGGCGATGTCGTCGGCGCGCACGGCGAGGGCCGTCTCGACGTCCGGTAGTTCCGGGCTGGCGCTGAGCAGGAACTTGTTCACGATCCCTCGCATGAACAGGCCCACGTCCGCGCGGCAGCGGCCCAGCCATTCGTCGGACATCTGGGCGGCCACGCGGGTCAGCAGGCTCCACAGGCCCTGGCCGGCTCCGCGCAGTGGTTCGGGTGCCGGTCCCCGGGGATCGGCATGCAGCACCCGGAAGGTGTCATCGACCACGCAGGCGACGAACGGCAGCGGGGTGTCGGCGCGGTTGAGGAGGTCGTCGGTGAACAGCGCCCACGCGATCCAGTCGGCCACCAGGTCCAGCCCGAGACCACGGGCATGAGGGAAGACTGCTGCAGCTGCGGCCCCCAGGTTCCAGGAAGCGACGACGGTGGACGTTGTCTGGCTGCGCACCAATTGCATGTCCTTGGCCCATGCGAGGACATGGGCGTCGGCGGCATCCGCGGCCGCCGAATCGAATTCGCACTCGGCGGGCGTGTAAAAGAATTCCAGGGCCTGTCCTGCTGATGTGATCATTCAGGTTCCCCCCTCAAAACCGCCCGGCGCTACCGCCCGGCTGCCATGACAGATGGTTGCCGCACGACCCCTCGTCCGAGTAGGCGCACTCAACAGCGCTCGGCGCGAGCACACGACTCAGAAGTGCGCTCCGGCGCACATCCGTCCACACTCATCCATGGCCCAAAGAACACCCCGCCCACAGTTCATCAACCGGCGATCTCCGCAGCTCGCCATCAGCAGCCGGAGCATCCCGCCGGGAAGCGGG from Streptomyces sp. DSM 40750 includes these protein-coding regions:
- a CDS encoding terpene synthase family protein codes for the protein MITSAGQALEFFYTPAECEFDSAAADAADAHVLAWAKDMQLVRSQTTSTVVASWNLGAAAAAVFPHARGLGLDLVADWIAWALFTDDLLNRADTPLPFVACVVDDTFRVLHADPRGPAPEPLRGAGQGLWSLLTRVAAQMSDEWLGRCRADVGLFMRGIVNKFLLSASPELPDVETALAVRADDIAISMFTNLIEHFEGFELPMLATATGSYVQLRRTLDEAVAIQNDVFSFYRDLKNPDADGVMNIVSALERRHAKGTEHALLQTRAMYRDRLTALASARDQFPGQCRALGLDDQTVQNAEIYANIVHDMVHGMVHAHFIVGARGYMDVQSLIPPRSELHPDFNDSTLRPSRPLHPVH
- a CDS encoding DEAD/DEAH box helicase; the protein is MAVKLRDHQIEAVAAIVRGFDVPPGGIPWNGLRGQVHAACGTGKTIMAAASARRLVPRGRVLVLVPTLDLLAQTVRAWHEAGHKGPAVAVCSLQDDPELWSLKVRSTTNPIQLALWHGSGPVTIYATYASLGVLAEAFEGVYGQKLDPVDLAVVDEAHRTSGSMGKAWADIHDQTVIPAYRRLYLTATPRIWEERLNREVAEGVRDPLPREMAASMDDEKVFGPVLYKLSLASAVSRGLLARYQIIVLELKDPVVTPEKLMGEERHTEEVRGQRLGALQAALLHTMSQHNLQTCITFHHRTIEAQAYAEGLERVAAKLHADQPETYPARIWADWLCGEHVPERRREVLGSFGSTAQRAVLSNCRVLGEGVDIRSVDSVALLDPKGAPHDIVQAIGRALRQKPGQGKLASLIVPVFLQPGEQPEDMFTSGSYRPLVKVLEGLRAHDEEVVELLAIPQEPQKDVAQPSVNIGVAPEDGEEESRLLLRFAAPRDPVMVADWVSFNVIDTERQDWARGWAKLKTYVERVGNARVPYGHREGATPLGQWVAEQRRAYAAGQMTGQRAQRLEKLGMVWSLADERFQENLEAAKAYYADHWTLCAPRSATMLDRPLGMWLANLRRPGALDDHPDWKTALEAVDEDWNPSWPPEWQRHYAALRELVRDEQGRADVLPGLTVHGMDIGKWLARQRKPEVWQALHDGQRERLEQLGITPLAPAPELEASAKPSTTPLSAFERGVAALAQYKAREGSVKVPRAHVETVEVDGQEHPVKLGVWIMNQKGRRAKLTADKLAAFAELGLNWAAS
- a CDS encoding glycine-rich domain-containing protein → MTINNPRHRASKLWAAAVALTVGGVMAPVTLVSPAEAADTCVSGVTFKTAGAASCELPSRALTVTVTLIGAGAGGGGGGIGNGGGGGGGGGGGRMECHYFVKYGEDVRITVGRGGYGGAGGIASSVGGSDDGGKGGDGSATSVILGGRTDTMPGGIGGGGGLGYANFGGNTAGAGGPSPSEGPCGYQRGATGANGTKGAGSRGGSGGAGGEAAGPVPASCGAAGRAGAGGSAGGGAAGREGNDGRAGNEGCVVVRFH
- a CDS encoding polyprenyl synthetase family protein, translated to MSTAAVPPILLDPATIRARVERLLYDFLDDQEQGAPDLPELALFTGKLRAMLAAGGKRVRPVLCLVGWHSITDRTPPPAVWRVAASLELFHTFALIHDDIMDNSDTRRGQTTAHRALATQHAGRRDADSLGVNTAILLGNLAFGWSYELLHADDVTPAQNRRTRPLLNALRTEALVGQYLDLAAAGKPDADPHIAWRIIRYKTAKYTVERPLTLGATLASATDQQLNALSAYALPLGEAFQLRDDLLGIWGNPAETGKSTLDDLREGKHTVLYALALQRATIPQQRSLHRAFGQPHLTETDAEDIRSVLTASGARTTTEQMITDRREQALAALHTADFRPTGPIWLRHLAHTLTTRSGLSLTDTNEGTVGTGELPSRPDTPRAPTEKTSPGPGV
- the cqsA gene encoding alpha-hydroxyketone-type quorum-sensing autoinducer synthase, which gives rise to MIEPCAVGSLLPAFVQERVEAFHASGIRGRWAGRHILRGRRLPGPGSTVVDSNDYLRLAGDKRIVDAVTESLDAMRGARLASAALLYEEHPQTVLERELAGYLGSQAGVFCQSGYDANVGLLQTLAGPEVPVYVDMLAHMSLWAGAKAAGAPVRPFRHNDTAHLLRRIEEHGPGVIAVDSMYSVCGSLAPLAALCAVAEQTGCVLVVDEAHSLGTHGPAGAGMVAAAGLTKRVHFRTMSLSKAFAKRAGYITCPDEEFVEYFKMTSYPAVFASTLVPSDLVQISATLDVVRHDEWRRTRLQEVAATLRQGLTSLGYDLRGSGAHIMSLPTGPDETIIQVRDIMEDHDVFGSVFCPPATPHNRTALRLSLHCDLTDQDVDRIIQASGIVRPLITSPRSLTP